CCCCGGCCCCATCGGTCGTGTCATTCTGCCTCATAGATGAGTCCCGATGAAATCGGGACGAAGAATCTCCCTGGATAGACGCTTCGCCCGGTGCGGCGCGCTTAGTATCACACAGCCCCGCCCGATCGTCCTCCTCGGTTATGTGACAGATTCTAGCGAACTCCGCGATTCTGGAGCTTATGGATCTCGTTGAGGTTGTGAAAGCCGCCGAACAGGGAGCCGGCGACATTGACGGTTTGTGGCAGCCACCAGAGTTTGCGCACCCAACGCCGCTGGCTACGAAGCATCCGCCAGCCAAGGTAGTTTGCGCCACTGGCGCTCACCTGCAGGGCGGCGAAGAGGCCAGCATCGGAGCCGGCCACTGGCCGAAGGAAAGGATTGACTTCGCGTCCGCCGTAGCCATGAAGCAACATGCGAGTGGTGCGAGCGTCAAAGGCAGCGGCAGCCTGGGTGCTGAAGGTGAGGGAAGTCCAGACCATGCGCTCGTTGCGTGAGATGGGGCGAGCTTCGGGCATTCGCAGGATGGGAATCGGGGCTGGCGCGGAGACCAAGGGCGGACTCAGAGGTTGAGGCGCCACCAAC
This genomic stretch from Candidatus Acidiferrales bacterium harbors:
- a CDS encoding DUF5658 family protein; its protein translation is MTVAGAVLLLQLVAALPGEEFPGEDAAALERLSASPSALALLVAPQPLSPPLVSAPAPIPILRMPEARPISRNERMVWTSLTFSTQAAAAFDARTTRMLLHGYGGREVNPFLRPVAGSDAGLFAALQVSASGANYLGWRMLRSQRRWVRKLWWLPQTVNVAGSLFGGFHNLNEIHKLQNRGVR